Genomic DNA from Pungitius pungitius chromosome 12, fPunPun2.1, whole genome shotgun sequence:
TCACAAACGGCTGATCTACTAGGAATTAAATACACAACCATCTCTGGGGTTTACagagattggaaaaacgttggtCTGGTGAGTGTCCAGTCAAGCTGTGACATTCAGCTGGTGTGAACCACAGAGcgtggatccatcctgcctcaggctgctgctggtgtgggggatattttcttggcacactttgggcCCCTCAGTGCCCAATGAGCAGTGTTTAGATGGTGCAGCCTTCACCTCTCAATCCAACAGAGCACTTTTTGGGTTGTGGTCGAACGAGAGATTTCCATCGTAAATGCTGTCATGTCAATACGGACCAACATCTGTGTGGAATGTTATTAAAAGAATAACACagagaattaaggcagttccgAGGGCAAAAGGGGGCCCAACCTTTCACTTGCAAGGTGGACCCAATAAcatggccggtgagtgtatattatatactatatatatacacatactaGATATACATGAAGacaaactcattcattcatctccaCAAGGTCCAAGTTCAGCCCAATCAAGAATGAGAGCCACTCATTTAACAGGCCGTGTGGTCCCTCCTCATCTTGCTGTGGTTTGGACGtgtcttgaccccccccccccccatgggggTGTAATTCCCAGCCAATAAGCAGTGCCCCTTCTCATTCCCAGGCTTTGTAACGCTCATCAGCCTCCACAGGCTCAGGGCATGAAACCCTCCCTCTGCTGTGCAACACAGAGCCCCTCCCTCaaagcctgccccccccccccccccttagtgaGGCGTGGATGCATACATTGCTACTTTGGAAAATACTCTCTCTCGCTCGATTGCTCCCTCGTTGAGCCTGAGAGAAATACTGTATAATAACTAATGCAAGTATCTGGGTTACTGTGAGCTGGAGGACCTGCTTCCCCCGTTTGTCTAAGCAAAGGAACAATACAGCTGAAGAAATTATAGAGAACTTGTACTAAAGTTGGATGTTGATTTTGTAACGATACCCGGTTTGCTCAATATGTAGCTGAATTAAAATAGGCCTGCTATTGATCATTTCTAATCTTTTGAAAAGAAGACACTCTCCTGAGCGAGCTTTACTGTGGCGCTTCATACTGGACTTTAGCTTCCATGGATTCTACACCTCTGTGTCAAAGGAGGAGCTTTTACCTGAGGAAGCCGTCGTCGTTCACAGCAGCAGAGGGTGCAGCAGGCCCCGCCTCAGAGAACACATCCACCAACAGGCTGCCGGCGCTGGTAGGAGCAGCACCCATGGGAGCTGCTGACCGGATCCCCAGCAGGTCTGCGGAGGGTGATGGGGTGGACTGGAAAACAAAGGACACTTGCAGTAGGGGCCATGACCATTAAGTACTTCTGTTACAGCGGCTGGTGTGCACCAAGGCAGCTGCAAGCAACCAAGACATCATTTGGGAATAAGGCCTTGAGAAAGTCTGCTTACTGCATTGGAGGCCGACATGGCAGCCGAGTCTGGCCCCCGCTCGCCCCCCCCATTCAACTCCCCACCCTCCCGTTTGCCATCTTCCAGGTCAGGCACAGACACAGCACCCggccccttcttcttcttcagcttggCCAAGATTGACGACTCCCTTTCGGGGAAAGGCGGCATCTCCTCCAGGACAGTGGCCTGAAGGAACCGAGAGGACAAGCATGCCgtgatgacatgtgacatggAAATATGGGGAAAATTGCTAATGTATGCCAGTTGATTCCATGGTGCAGAAAGACAAAAGGGGACAGTAAACCTGGCCCCTAGCTGTTAATAGCTGCCCAGCAATGCGTCCATTAAATCATTGTTCCTGGAGCTGATCAGGACTCACCAGGACATCAGTGCTAGCAATGGAAGAAAGTTTCAGGTACTCTACAGcacgctgctgcagctccacatCGGAGTTGCGGATCTGGCTGTCGCAGCGCAGCACCTCTTGGATGGTGGCCTTGGTCTCCGGGAACAGGTTGATGAACTTGATGTAGGCGGACAGCAGCAGGGCACGGGTTGGCACCGAGCACAGATGGAACTTGGAGTGGAGAAGGTTGAACTGGACCAGGGGGCTGGATCAAAGGACGCCAAAGTTAGCCATTATCGCTTCAACAGTCAACAGAGACTGTGCAGATAAAAGGCAACATACCTGGAGCGCGGGTCACCAGCAATGAGGTTACCAAACTCTCCCAGAATGTAGCCTCCAACCTTCACCATGTTCTCATGGCAGGCAGGAGCCTGCAAGGCCTGGAAGAGACGGGGATTCGACTTACTGTCTTCTATTTACAGCGCCAGTTAATGTGCTCCAAACAAATACCAAGGGTAGCTCAATTCATAAGGTTTAACATGGTTTACACCGTGGTACCTCAAACACCGTCTTGGCGGCGTAGCCCTGCACATCGTCTCGGTTGATGACGATCTGAATGACGCGGTACCACACCTCTTCGCTGACGTAGTCGCCAGCAATGCGGATGAGGTTGAGAATGGTGTCTACGTACCAGGAGTAATCCACTGCATACTTCTCTGCTAGGATGGCCACTTTCAGCACCTGAGTGAGGAAAGGCACAACACATCACTGCTCCATCGGTTGGACGATCATTGAGGACACTGCTGAATGGGGAATTGTTAGGTTTTTAACCACAGTCACCAATTTTCGAGAGACATTTAGAGAGGAAGTAAATCTTGAGACGCACCATTTCTTCTCTGATGGAGTAGTCTGCGGTCTCCAGGTAGCTCAGCATCTCAGCCACAATCTGCTTGGCATTGCTGCGGTCACACATGGCATACAGCAGATCAGCTGCCCTCTGGCGAACACTCACATCCCTCTCCGTCTGCACAGAACCAACGAATTAAGGACAGCCGTGTTTCACACAGAACAAAAGGCACAGCACAATTGTGGGAGTAGACATCGGATGCTTAGCATGACATACCAGCACATTTCTAACTTACATTGGTTAACAAAAAGATGAGATAAGGCAACGCTTCATTTCAATATCACAAATGAGTGTGGCGCTTCAAAAGCAGGCCAGAGGAATAATCAGAAACCTCAGGCATTTAACGGGAGTTCATAAGGAGTACAGGGCAGTCAGATTGGATTGCTTGTGCTTACTGCAGTCACATCACAACAAGCTTCATCCCACCTCTGGTCCGCTCAAGGGTTTTGCGGTTTGTGAGACTTTGGGCATACGAGTTGGGATATGAAAAGTGCACCTCCTTTTCTGCCCGTGTCTATAACAGTACAGGCCAACCCGTAGCACTACACACAACATACTTAATGTTGGCTTGACCCATCTGTGCTCGGGGTCATCAGGGCGACGTAATGATACAATCAGTTGGGCTTCTCACTGAAGTGGGAATGGAAAGGTAGGACTGAGTAGATTGGAACACTGCCCGGTGTTGGAAGTGGGAGAGCCCACCTTTAGAGCGTTGATGACGGTCTCGATGTGGGTCTTGACGGCTTCGTGGGAAAACTCAGAGCTGGCCAAAGTACACATGCTCTCCAAAGCCAGGTAGCGCAGGTTGGTCTCTCTGTGCTGCAGGAACTGGCCCAGCTGGTTACAGGCTCGCACCAGCAGGTTCGGCTCACTGCGGAACAGAAATCAATTTAGAAACCTACCATGCTGAACAAGTACAATTTCCTCAACATCAATCATAATTTAGAATAGAAGGTTACTGCAATTCCTCCCTGACAGACACATGTGGCCCACCATCCCCTTTAAATATTTGCAACTCACCTGTCATAGTGGATGATCAGCGAGATAGCCTCAAACAAGATAGCATTTTTGGCGTTGGAGTGCTGCACCTTCTTGGACTTGGGTGGCTCCTGGGCCTTATTGAGGATGGTCTCCAGACACTCGACCAGCCGGCCTTTGACAGCGCCATCTTCTGGTGGAGGGTAGCACTGCAGCAGGCGCAGCAGCTTGCAAGAGAGCCACGGCGCTGGGACAAAGTAGTAGGTGTAATCCTGCAAATCAGTGGACGCCGACGACACAATCTGGAAAGACAGAATATTTCCAAAGAATTATTATGGCCTGTCGCTAGCAAGACAACCGTCGTGGCAAAGTGCAGCTTACTCTATAAAGGATGTACCGTATATAGACACTGTCATAAACATGGGaattaaatgtattcttttcaTAGTTTTACACCCCGGAAGTGCACAGATAATCCTCTCTTGGTGATAACCACATCAGTCGACACAGGGAAGCCTCATTTAGGCATATAATCGGGTTGGACTAATGTTACCAAACTCAATATTTTATAAATCATTTGAAATGGTCAGGAATGCAAGCTGTCAGGAGAAAGCACAACAAGCTAAACGCAATAGAAAATCTATTTTATGATACCATAAAAACAAACCGCAGGAAACCCTGAGTGGTCTGTTCAGAATTGGGTGAATAGAATACACTGACAGAAAAGATTAGTATGCAGAATAGGT
This window encodes:
- the ap2a1 gene encoding AP-2 complex subunit alpha-2 isoform X3, with product MPAVSKGDGMRGLAVFISDIRNCKSKEAEIKRINKELANIRSKFKGDKALDGYSKKKYVCKLLFIFLLGHDIDFGHMEAVNLLSSNKYTEKQIGYLFISVLVNSNSELIRLINNAIKNDLSSRNPTFMCLALHCIANVGSREMAEAFASEIPRILVAGDTMDSVKQSAALCLLRLYKTSPDLVLMGEWTSRVVHLLNDQHMGVVTAAISLITCLSQKNPDEFKTCVSLAVSRLSRIVSSASTDLQDYTYYFVPAPWLSCKLLRLLQCYPPPEDGAVKGRLVECLETILNKAQEPPKSKKVQHSNAKNAILFEAISLIIHYDSEPNLLVRACNQLGQFLQHRETNLRYLALESMCTLASSEFSHEAVKTHIETVINALKTERDVSVRQRAADLLYAMCDRSNAKQIVAEMLSYLETADYSIREEMVLKVAILAEKYAVDYSWYVDTILNLIRIAGDYVSEEVWYRVIQIVINRDDVQGYAAKTVFEALQAPACHENMVKVGGYILGEFGNLIAGDPRSSPLVQFNLLHSKFHLCSVPTRALLLSAYIKFINLFPETKATIQEVLRCDSQIRNSDVELQQRAVEYLKLSSIASTDVLATVLEEMPPFPERESSILAKLKKKKGPGAVSVPDLEDGKREGGELNGGGERGPDSAAMSASNASTPSPSADLLGIRSAAPMGAAPTSAGSLLVDVFSEAGPAAPSAAVNDDGFLRFVCKNNGVLFENQLLQIGIKSEYRQNLGRMYLFYGNKTSVQFASFTTTVSCPGELQSQLNVQTKPVEPVVEGGAQIQQVLNIECLTDFSEAPLLNIKFRYGGALQNLSLKLPVTINKFFQPTEMTSHDFFQRWKQLSQPQQEAQKIFKANHSMDTEVLKAKLLGLGTALLDDVDPNPENYVCAGVIQTKGQQVGCLLRLEPNGQAQMYRLTLRCSKDSVSLRLCELLAQQF